One Anatilimnocola floriformis genomic window, AGACGATGCCACCCTTCGGCGGCGGCGACTTTTCGTCCTTGGCGAGCATGGCGGTGATTTCCTTTTCCCACTTATCGGCGGCGGGCGTTTCGGTTTTGGGAGTTTCGCTTTTGGGTGCAGCCGTTTGAGCGCTTGCTAGCGAGACCAGAACCAGGCCGACGCAGAGTGAAGCGAATTTTGACGCGAGCATGTCAGGTTCCCAAGGGAGAGTGTCAGGAGGGTGGCTGGCGAGCCATTCCGCTTATGCCGGTTGGGCGTTTTGCGGAACCTCATGATAAATGGCCGCACCGCGGGTTGCACGCCGCCGATAAGACGTGGGCTAGTCCGCCGTGAGCCTCGGCGGAATAATACGCACAGGTAATCTAATAGTTTCTGACGCAACTGTTCCCTCCCCCGTCGCCGCAAAACACGCGGGCTTGAATTGAGCTTGAGTCAGAGAAGTTGTCTCCTCGGAAGGATCGCCCCTGATGAACCGATACTTGCCCAGCCCCATCGAAAACAGCCAGTCGCATCAAAGTTATCAGCGGCAGCGCCAATTGACCCTTGGCGACCTGCTGCTCGAAAACCGCATTGTGTTTTTGCAGGGCGAAATTCACACCGGCAACGCCAACGAAATTGTGATGAAGCTGCTGTACTTGCAGAGCGAAAACCGCCGCAAGGACATCCACTTCTACATCAGCTCGCCTGGCGGCGACGTGGTCGCGACCCTCGCGATTTACGACACCATGCAAATCCTCAGCTGCCCCATCAACACCTACTGCGTCGGTATGGCCGCCAGCGGTGCGGCGGTGCTGCTGATCGGCGGCACCAAGGGCAAACGCTTCGCCCTGCCGCACGCTCGCGTGATGATGCATCAGCCCTACGGCGGTGTGAGTGGCCAGATCAGCGACATCGAAATCCAAGCCAACGAAATCATTCGTTATCGCGAAGTCCTCAACGGCATCTTGGCCAAGCACACCGGCCAGTCGATCGAGAAGATCGCCAAGGACACTGACCGCGACTTCTTTATGTCGGCCGAAGAATCGAAGGCCTACGGCGCCGTCGATGACGTGCTGAAGCACGCTCCGCAGCAAGAATCGCTGTCGGACAAGGCCTAACTAAATTGCTCCTATCAGCCGCCGGGCGCTAGCCCCCGGCTCTGATGGGCAGGAGAAAGCCGGGGGCTAGCGCCCGGCGGCTGATAAATCAAACTCACACCAATACAAATAACAACGGAGTGCTCCCGATGCCCATGATTCCTTATGTTGTCGAAAAGAGTGGCCGCGAAGAGCGGGTCTATGACATTTACAGCCGGCTGCTGAAAGATCGTATTATCTTTCTGCAATCGCAAGTGAACGACGAAATGGCCAACGCCATCGTCGCGCAAATGCTGTTTCTGCAATCCGACGATCCGAAGGCCGACATCCATCTCTACGTGAACTCGCCCGGCGGCTCGATCAGCGCCGGCATGGCGATTTACGACACGATGCAATTCGTCACCTGCGATGTCGCCACTTACTGCATCGGCCAGGCCGCCTCGATGGGCGCTGTGCTGCTGACGGCTGGCACGCCCGGTAAGCGATACGCCCTGCCGAACGCGCGCATCATGATTCACCAACCGCTGGCCGGTATGCAGGGCACGGCGGAAGAAATCATGATTCACGCCAAGGAATTTCGTCGCATCAAGCAGAAGATGAACGAAATCATGATCAAGCACACCGGTCACCCGCTCGAAAAGATCGAGAAGGACACCGACCGCGACCGCTTTATGTCGGCTGAAGAAGCCTGCGAATATCGCCTGGTCGACAAGGTGATCGAACGGATGCCGAACCTGGGCACGCCGTCGCGCGAGTAACGATCTCGCGCCTTGAGAATCTTGTTGAGACAGCCCTCGCCCTGGTACGCCAGGGTGAGGGGAACGAAACGCGAACTTACTCTATCTGCTGCCTCACGGCGCATCTTGGGCTTTGATCGGATCGCCGTTTTGATCCACGATCAAAATGTTCTTGGCCCGCGCATAGTGGATAAACGCCGGCAGCGCCCCCTGAATCCCTTCGTCATTCAGCCGCAGCGTCAATTCGCGGCCGTCGTGCGTTTTGCAATCGAGAAAAAAGCTGGTACTGCGGCGCGATCGTATGGAGGTGAGCTTGATCTCGGCTAACTCCGAGTACTTCGCGCGGACCGTGCCGAGGCCCAAGAAGCCGTTGCGCGAGAACAACTCTTCGGGTCCGACGGTCGTCTTGTAAAAGAAATAGCTGGGTGCGACTCCCAGCACCAAAACGGGCCCAGCGATGAGCAGCATGTACGCCGGCTTTTCATGCGAGGAGAGCAGCGCATATCCCGCCGCGGTCGCCGCTCCACCGGCCAGGACAAGCACCCCTGCCAGCCACATAGGATATGTAAATGTCTGAATGTCGCCGTTTGTTTCTTCCCGCAAACAGCCAGAGAAACAAAGCAAAAATCCAGCAAGGGCGATCAGGCCCAAACGTCGAACCAAGGCAGGATTGAGCACGACAATGCCTCACAACAGGTGTCCCCACACAGAAAGTGGGGGCTATCGTAAAGCAGCAGCGCTTTCGTAGTCAACCAAATCACACCGCCAATAACTGTCGCAGCTTGGCGAGCAGAGTCGCTCCCGGGTCTGTCCCGGTGAGTTCCAGCGGCACTTCTTCGGTTTGAGTCGTGGCGAGGTTTTTCACCTGCACAATGCCCGCGTCGAGCTCACGCGAGCCGGCGATGATGGCAATCTTGAAGCCGCGCTTGTCGGCGTATTGCAGTTGCTGGCCGAGCTTCTTGGCATCGGGAAAGAGCTCGACGCCGATCCCGCCACGGCGAATGAGTGCGGCAATCTGCAGGTAGTCGTTCAGCCGTTCCTTGTCAAAGAAGGCGACGAGAACCGGGGCCGGCGTGCTGACTTTTTCGAGCAGTTGCAGCTCTTCCATCGCGGCGAGCAAGCGGTCGAGACCGAGCGAAGCGCCAATGCCGGGGAGTTCTTGCTTGGTGAACAAGCCCGCGAGGTTGTCATACCGGCCGCCGGAGCAAACGCTGCCGATGGTCGGCAGATCGCCGAGAAACGTTTCGAAAATCGCTCCGGTGTAATAGTCGAGCCCGCGAGCGATGCTCACGTCGAGTTCCAGCTTCTCTTCGGCGACGCCGCTGGCCTTTGCGCCGCGGAGGATCTGCCGGAGTCGTTCGATTCCTTCTTCGCCCAGAGCATTTCCAGCGAGTAGCGTGCTGAGTTGCGAAAGCTTCGCGTCGTTATCGCCCGACAGCTCGGCGAGCTTCAGGACTTGCTCGGCTTGTTCGGCGGTGGCTTCGGCAGCGGTCATCATTTCGGCGGCGACGGCTTCGCGGCCGATCTTGCCGAGTTTGTCGAGCGCGCGAAGGATCGGCACGCTCTTTTCGGCGAGATCGAGCTTCGCGAGCAAGCCGCTGAGGACCTGGCGATTGTTCACGCGGATCGTGAATTTATTGAAACCGATGGCCCGCATCAGTTCGTGAATGACGACGGCGGTTTCGATATCGGCGGCCACGCTCTTCGTGCCGATGGTGTCGAAGTCGCACTGCATGAACTCGCGGTAGCGGCCTCGCTGGGCTCGCTCACCGCGCCAGACCATTCCGATGTGGTAGCGCTTGAACGGCAGGCCGATCTCATTCACATGCTGAGCCGAGAAGCGAGCGAGCGGCACCGTGAGATCGAACCGCATGCCGACACGGCGGCCGCCGTTGTCTTCGAATTGATAGAGTTGGCGATCGGACTCTTCGCCACCTTTGCCGGTGAGGACTTCGAGGTACTCCAGCGCCGGCGTATCGATTGGGCTGAAGCCGAACGAGCGATAGACGCGTTGCGCCGTGGCGATGAGTCGTTCGCGCGGGATCATCGCGGCCGGCAAGTAATCGCGAAAACCGGCGAGAGTACGCGGCGTAATCAAATCTTGTTTCGACATGGGATAAGGTAGCCCGAGGCGTGAGCCGATGGGGTGGGGCGAGTTGACTAAAGATTCTCCCTCGTGCGGTAGCACAACGGAAGCGCAGATGATCTTGAGGGGCGGCGATTTTGTGCTGCCGCACGTTGCCGGGGCCACGTCCACACGCCCAAACCTTCGCCTAACGGCTCGGGCTACCTTTGGGAAGACCCAGCTGCCAGGTGAGAGGTTCACCTACAGCATCGGCAAGCCTTCTGGCTGCGGGCTGCGGATGCTTTTTCCCTTGCCGCGGCCGAAGCGGGCTTCGACGTAATCCTCGACCTGCTCCGGTGTTTCGAAGTAATGGTCGTAGGTCCAGTCGTCTTCGAATTCGCAGGCGTCGGTGTGATAGTCGCGGCAGATCTGCGGCCGCGTGAAATAAATGCCGCAGCGATTGTCTTCCTGCAGATGCCGGCAGCGCGTGTGGACCAGCAGATACCAGGTATCGTCGTCGATAAAGACGCTCGCCCGGTCGTGCAGCAGGTACCAACGGATGTAGTCGAAATCCTTCGGTTCCGTCGGCGTATCGATCGGCAGGGCGAAGTACTTGCAGCACTTAGCCGTGCATTTGTCGCAGAGCGTGGCCAGATCGAGCTGCGCCCGCCGGGGACGAGGTATGGCCAGGTCGATCATGCGTCGGATCCTACTGTATTTCTACTAGCGGGCTGCTGAATTCCTATCAGCGGCTGCGCAGCGGCTTTCGAGCACGCCAGCGGCGCGGCAAAACCTGATCAATCAGCCGAGTCGATTACTTGCGGTGCCGAATGCGGGCACGCATCCGTCGCTTCTTCCGCCCCAACTTCCGCCGACCACGACCTGTCTTCTTAACACCCATGGAAACAGTCACCCGTCAAAGGAACTCAAAATTGCGCACTGATTGCGAACTCAGAAGTGTAACGAATCCAAGCCTGATCAGGCAAGGCATGATCGGGGATTCATTTTGCCGGAAAAATCACTTCCTGCTGCCAGTCGTTCGCAAACCGCCGCTCGGGATCGAACTTTTCACAAACTGCGACAAACTCCGGCAATTTTGGGTAGAGACGCTCGATTTCCTGAGGGGTCGACGGGCAGTATTTCCCCCAATGGCAACGGCCATGAAATAGCGCGGTCATGGCTGGCGCGACAAAATCGCAGAAACCAACAAAACCCGCCCGTTCCGCCGGCAGGGCATAGCTGATGAGGCTGATCGCGTAAAAATCCTCGTCGCCGCCGCTGCTGGGCGAGATCAGCGTCTCGTCGGGTTCGACCCGGCGGACGCAGACGGGATAGTGGTGCGTGTAGCGTTCGCGCGGCGCGTTCAACTTTTCAAGTAATTGAAACTGCCCGAGCACAGCGCGGGTGTCGTCGTCGAATCCGCGCTGGCCGTCAAATTCGACGAAGGCGCAGCGGAGAAAATCGAGGGCCACGGCGAGCTCGCTGCCGCGGACGAAGATCTCCATCTCGATATGCCGGAACAACTCATGCTCCATGATGAGATGGTCCTGCGACTTATCGACGACATGCCAACGGCGAGGAACCAGCGATAGCGCGAAGTACTTGAAAAAAGTCTTCACGCCCCACGGACTGCGCAGCCGTTGCACCAAGAAGCGAATGATCAAGTGCAGGCCGATGTCAATGGTCAGAAACCAATGCCAGCGATACAGCGGCGCGAGCCATGATCGGCGGTTGGTCGTTTCGCGCCGATGCTGCGCGAGGAAATCGTTCCGCCAAGGGAGATAATAAAACTGCGTGAGCTGCCAATCGAACTCGCGGGCAAGTACGTCCGACAAGTTTTTGTAGACCGCCAGATATTCTTCGATGAAATACTGCGGCCGAGGCCGAATGGTCAAGGCGACGATGATTCCGAGGCAACCGAGCGAACAACGCGCCGCTGCGAGTTCGACATCGCCGCTGACTTCGGTGATCGTCGGTTCGCCATCGGCGCCATAGTGCGCGATGCGAACTGTTTCGAGATAGTGCGACAAGCAATGCCGGCCCGATCCATGTGTGCCGGTGGCGGTCGATCCTGCGATCGTTTGTTCGCTGATCAGGCCGACGGCGGGAAGGGTCAGGCCCTGCTTATCGAGTTCCGCCAGAGCTCTTTTGATCTGGCAACCAGCGCCGAGGGTAGCGATGGGTTCGCCGGAGTCGCGCGAGACTTCGACCGAGTTCAGATGTTCGAGCGTGAGGTAGATGTCATCGCTCTGGGCTGCGGCGCTCCAGGCGTGCAAACTGCCGGAAGCGTGAATCCGCTGGCCGCGATGCTTCTTCAAAATCTCCAGCACTTCGGCTTCACTCCGCGGCGAATAATGCTGCCGCGGAGTAAAGGTTATGTTGCCGCCGAAGTTGGAAACCGTGGCAGGATCAGCCACGGATTACGACACCTTGGCGATCTCGAACCCAGCCCGCTGCTTGCGAGCCAGGAAGGCCGCGGCTTCATCGTCGCCGGTGATCTGCTCGGCCTTCGGGTTCCACTTGATCGCACGACCCAAGCGCGACGAAATCGCCGCGAGGTGGCAGGTGTTCATCATCTGCACGTGGCTGAAGACGTCCGACACTGGCAAGCCCCCTTCGCGGATGCAGCGGAAGAAGTTCGCCTTGTGCCCTTCGTGCGGCTTGCCTTTGAAGAGCTTCTGGACATCGGCGTCAGCGTACGTGTCCTTGTCCCAGTTCTCTTCGATCGGCTTGCCGGTGATTTTGCCGCGGTTCACGAAGATCCGGCCCTTCGTTCCTTCGAACAGCACGCCGTTGTCCCCTTCGCTGGTGATGATCATCTCGGTGCCGCTGGCGAACTTGCACTTGGTGGTGAATTCGTGCGCGGTGTTGTAGCGATCATCAACCGTCGCATAGCCCTTTTCATACGGGCAGGGATGCTTTGCGTTCGTACCATCGACCTCGATCGGGCCTTGGCCTTCGCCGTTTTCATTGATCGCCCAGGTGGCGATATCGACGTGGTGAGCACCCCAGTCGGTGAACTTGCCGCCGGAGTATTCGTACCACCAGCGAAATTCATAGTGGCAGCGCTTCTCGCGGTAATCGACCTTCGGAGCCTGGCCGAGCCACATGTCCCAGTTGAGATTTTTCGGCACTTCGGCCACCGGGAACGGTCCGCCGGTCGGGCTGCCGTTGATGCCGACGGTGATCGTCTTGATATCGCCGAGCAAGCCCTTCTGCACCATGTTTACCGCGCGGAGGAACAACCCCTTGGCATCGCGCTGCTGCGTGCCGACGGTAAAGATCTGCTTGTCGTACTTCTTGCACGCATTGCGGATCAGCTGGTTCTCTTCGATCGTCAGCGTGAGCGGCTTTTGGCAGAAGACGTGTTTGCCGGCCTGCAGCGCTTCGATGGCGATCTTCACGTGCCAGTGATCGGGCGTGACGACGCTCACCACGTCGATGTCTTTCCGCTCGAGCACCTTGCGATAATCTTCATACACGTCGGCTTTGCCCTTGCCGATCTTGTCGTCATTCTTGGCCCGTTCGGCATGCTTCGAATCGACATCGCACACTGCGATGATATCGCCGAAACCAGAGTGGCCGTGGGCATCGCCAGTTCCCATGCTGCCGGTGCCGATGCAGCCGATGGTGGGGCGGTCGTTCTTGGCTTGATTGGCAAAAGCCTTGGGCGACGACATGAAATAAGGAACGGCAGCCACCGCGGCGAGCGCGGACGACTGCTGCAGGAACCGACGACGTGACGACTTACTTTGCATGAGCGAATCCAGAGTGGAAAGGAGGGAGCAGGAGCAGGAACGCAGCCCAAAGTGTAGATGGTGGAACGAGCGATTTCGATAGTCGCCATATCGGATTTATGTCCGAGGGAAGCTATCTTTGTCGTCATGAAATGCCCCACCCGTTCGAGCCTATTTGTATTTCTGGCGGCGTCGCTGGCTGTTTGCTTTTGCGCTACAGAAGGAATCGCGACCGAGCGGATTGTCATCGGCAGCAAGTCTTATAACGAGCCGATCATTCTTGGTGAGATGGTTGCGTACCTGGCGCGACATGCCGGCGCTGAGGCCACTCATCGGGCAGAACTTGGCGGCACACGCATCGTCTACAACGCGCTCCTCAAGGGGGAGCTCGATTTCTATTTCGATTACACCGGCACCCTGGCCAAGGAAATTTTCTCAGGCGAAGAGATCAAGGATGACGAACAACTGCGCGCTGCTCTCGAGAAGAAGGGCGTGCGCATGGGAGAGCCGCTCGGCTTTAACAATTCATATGCACTGGGCATGCGCGAGCAACGAGCTGCCGAACTCGAGATTCAGACCATTTCTGATCTCCGTCGCCGAGCGGCAGAGTATCCCGCCGCGGCCAGGCTCAAATTCGGCGTGAGCGATGAATTCATTCATCGCAACGACGGCTGGCCCGGTTTGCAGGCGCGCTACGGTTTGCCCTTTGTCGTCCGCGGGATGGATCACAACCTGGCCTACCGAGGTTTGCAGAGCGGCCGACTTGATGTGACCGATGTTTATTCGACCGATGCCGAAGTGCAGTACTACAAACTGCGGGTGCTGGAAGATGATCTCGGCTACTTCCCCGTCTACTACTGCGTGCCGCTGTATCGCATCGATCTGGAAAAGAAAGCCCCTCAAGCTCTCGCCGAAATTAGCAAGTTGACCGGCAAGATCGACAATCCCGCAATGACTGCCATGAACGCCCGCGTGCAAATCGACCGCGCAAGTGAATCGGTCGTCGCCGCGGAGTTTATTAATGCTCAACTGGGCATGACCGTTCCCGTGCCGGTCGACAACTACTGGCAGAAGACCGGAGCGAGTCTCGTCCGCAACACCCTGCAGCACTTGCTGCTGGTGTCTGTTTCGCTGGCTGCGGCGATTTTGATTGCCGTGCCGCTGGGCATCATCGCCTTCCGTCGGCCGCGGATCGGCAGCATCATTCTTGGCGTGGTGGGCATCGTACAGACCATTCCCTCGCTCGCCGTGCTCGTGTTCATGGTGCCGCTGCTTGGCCTCGGAGCTTTGCCCGCAATTACGGCTCTGTTTCTGTACAGTTTGCTGCCGATTGTGCGCAACACGTATCAAGGGCTGAAGGACATCAGCGGCAATCTGCGTGAATCGGCGACCGTGCTCGGCTTGGACGATTACGCGCGCTTACGATTAGTCGAACTGCCGCTGGCTTCGCGGTCGATTCTCAGCGGCATCAAAACGGCCGCCGTCATCAATGTCGGCGCGGCGACGATCGGCGGTTTGATCGGCGCCGGTGGTTATGGCCAACCGATCATGACCGGCTTGCGGCTCAACGACACCGCGCTCCTGCTGCAAGGCGCCATTCCTGCCGCGTTGCTCGCAGTGGTAATCGACGGCTTCTTCGGTTACCTCGAACGTTTCTTCGTGCCGGCCGGTCTGCGGATCAAGGCAGGAGCCTAGCGATGTCTGTGGAGCAGATCGAAGCTCAAGGCTTTGCGCTGATCGAGCAAGTGATCTCCGCGGAACGAGCCGCTGCGCTGGCAAACCAGCTGACCGCGGCGTTGCAAACCGATCAGGAGCAAGGTGCGCCGCTCGCTAGTCGCGGTGCGGTCTATGCGGCTCGCAATCCGCTGGAGGTGATCGACAATGTCGCATCACTCTGGCGCGAAACATCGCTCGGGCCGTTGTTGACCAGCGTGCTCGGCACAGAATTCGGTCTCGTGCGCGGGCTTTTCTTCGACAAACCGCCAGGCCGAAGTTGGTGGTTGCCGTGGCACAAGGATCTGACGATTGCGGTTAAAGACAACCAGTTGCCGAGTCAGCACTTCAAAAGTCCCACCAACAAAGCGGGCGTGCCACATGTCATCGCGCCGATGGAGTTATTGCGAGAGATGCTGACCATTCGTCTGCACCTGGATGATGTGACGCTTGAGAATGGCCCGCTGCGAGTCATTCCAGGTTCACATCATTCTGCCGCCGAAATCGATAGCGGCCGCGAACCGGTAACGATACTCGCCCGGGCCGGCGATGCTCTCGCGATGCGGCCGCTGCTGAGTCACTCCAGCGGCGATTCGGCGCCGGAGACGAAACTGCATCGGCGCATCTTGCACTTGGAGTTTGCCAAAAGCGAAACGCTGCCCGACGGTTATGCCTGGCAGCGTTTCATTCGCTAGTTACTCTCGCCAGTAAACTTACTCAATCTGATACGCCTGCCCTCGCAGCGTGATGAGGAGCTCTTCCCCTTCGCGCTGATTGGCGAGCACCGCGTTTTCATCAGCCGTGTTGGCCTTCACCAGCGTGAAGTAGTCATCGCTGAAGCGTTTGACCTTCTTGATCTTGGCTTGATCCTTTTCCGGATCGATCGTTTGAGCATTCGCGGCGATCCACAACTTGCCGCGGCGATACACCGTTTGGCTGCCGATGTTTTGCACCGCATCGGCGGCGATTTCTCGATCGCTGTCGATGTCGCGATACTTGTTCACGCCCGGCGTGGGAGCACCGCCACCAGCCAAGCCGTATCCGCCGGCAGATGAACGGGGAGCCGCACCAACTGCCGCAGGTCCACCGGCTGGTTGTGCGCTCGGCGGCAGCGGGGCCGATTCGGCCTGTGCTCCGCGATACTCACGCACGCTGTTGGCGGCGAGATCTGCCGTTTGCAACTGCTTCTTTTCGGCCCGTTGCGAGACACCTGCCTTGCCTTCGGCTTCACGCAGGCGATCGACAGCGCGGCCCGCTTGTTCAAAGTGAGTTCGCGTATCGGCGAGCTGACCAGGCCGAGCCAGATCATCGGCGAGGAAAGATGTATACGGCGTGAGGATGCCGTGCTTTGTGGCCAGACCGACGAGTTCTTTCACCAGCTCGTCGTTCTTTCCTTTGAGATCGATCTCGTCGATGATCTCGCCGACGCGCCGCAGGGCCCAGAGCTTTTCGACGAACGCATACGTTTGATCGCCGCTCTTTTCGACGAGCGTGGCAGGGAAGTCGTACTTCTTTTCGTCGCTGCCGACCTTGCCGGTGATGCTCACCTTGGCATTGCCGGGCTTCTTATAACGGCCGACCATCACCAGCTGTTCGCCAGCGAAGAGGTCGTACACTTCCTTGGGATAAACGCGATTGACCGACGGTCCCGATTCGGTCGTGGCTGCATCGACTTCCACTTTCACGACCACGTTGTTCATGATCGGCGAGCTCATCTTGGCATACAGTCGGCCGACGCTGGTTTCGATGTTCTCATCGGGCCGCACGTATTCGCTTTGGCCGAAGTTCTCGCGGCCCAGGCGATCGAGCAGCCGGCTGTTCACGTCGTAGCCCACGCCGAAGTTGATGATCCGGGCGCGAATGTTGTTATTCGCCTTGGCATTCGCGGCGATCTTCCCTTCGTTCGTCTCGCCCGCGGTCGGCAGACCATCGGTGAGGAACAGAATGTAGTTCGGCCGCTTGTCGTCCTTGATCATCCCGAGCGCGGTGGTCATCGCGCCGTCGATATTCGTGCTGCCGCCAGCGTACAAACCTTCGACATAACCGAAGGCTTGTTTCTTGGTCTCGTCGTCAAACTTCTGCAGCTCTGGCTTGAACGATTCCACCGCGCTGTCGTAGGCGATGATGTTGAAGGTGTCTCCCTTGTTCAAGTTGTTCAGCACAAACTTGATGGCTTCCTTGGCTTGTTCGATCTTTTTGCCGCTCATGCTTCCGGATCGATCAGCGACCACGATCACCGTTTTCGCAGGGCGTTCGGTGTTCTCGGTCTTGATCTCGGGGCTGGCCAGCATCAGGAAAAAGCCCTCGTCACCTTCGGGACGATAGCTGATCAGGCTCGCGCCGAGTTTGCCGTCGATCGTGTTGAAGAAGAGGCGGAAGTCGGTGGCGGGAATTGTGTTGGTGGCTTCGTACTTCACCACGGCGTGAGTACTGTCGGGACGCTTCACTTCGATCGGATACGTCGGGCTGAAGACGCTCTTGATTTCGACATTCGATTCGATCGCAACATTGACCGAGACCTTCTCAATGG contains:
- a CDS encoding ClpP family protease, which gives rise to MNRYLPSPIENSQSHQSYQRQRQLTLGDLLLENRIVFLQGEIHTGNANEIVMKLLYLQSENRRKDIHFYISSPGGDVVATLAIYDTMQILSCPINTYCVGMAASGAAVLLIGGTKGKRFALPHARVMMHQPYGGVSGQISDIEIQANEIIRYREVLNGILAKHTGQSIEKIAKDTDRDFFMSAEESKAYGAVDDVLKHAPQQESLSDKA
- the clpP gene encoding ATP-dependent Clp endopeptidase proteolytic subunit ClpP, yielding MPMIPYVVEKSGREERVYDIYSRLLKDRIIFLQSQVNDEMANAIVAQMLFLQSDDPKADIHLYVNSPGGSISAGMAIYDTMQFVTCDVATYCIGQAASMGAVLLTAGTPGKRYALPNARIMIHQPLAGMQGTAEEIMIHAKEFRRIKQKMNEIMIKHTGHPLEKIEKDTDRDRFMSAEEACEYRLVDKVIERMPNLGTPSRE
- a CDS encoding YkgJ family cysteine cluster protein; this encodes MIDLAIPRPRRAQLDLATLCDKCTAKCCKYFALPIDTPTEPKDFDYIRWYLLHDRASVFIDDDTWYLLVHTRCRHLQEDNRCGIYFTRPQICRDYHTDACEFEDDWTYDHYFETPEQVEDYVEARFGRGKGKSIRSPQPEGLPML
- a CDS encoding D-arabinono-1,4-lactone oxidase, which encodes MADPATVSNFGGNITFTPRQHYSPRSEAEVLEILKKHRGQRIHASGSLHAWSAAAQSDDIYLTLEHLNSVEVSRDSGEPIATLGAGCQIKRALAELDKQGLTLPAVGLISEQTIAGSTATGTHGSGRHCLSHYLETVRIAHYGADGEPTITEVSGDVELAAARCSLGCLGIIVALTIRPRPQYFIEEYLAVYKNLSDVLAREFDWQLTQFYYLPWRNDFLAQHRRETTNRRSWLAPLYRWHWFLTIDIGLHLIIRFLVQRLRSPWGVKTFFKYFALSLVPRRWHVVDKSQDHLIMEHELFRHIEMEIFVRGSELAVALDFLRCAFVEFDGQRGFDDDTRAVLGQFQLLEKLNAPRERYTHHYPVCVRRVEPDETLISPSSGGDEDFYAISLISYALPAERAGFVGFCDFVAPAMTALFHGRCHWGKYCPSTPQEIERLYPKLPEFVAVCEKFDPERRFANDWQQEVIFPAK
- a CDS encoding Gfo/Idh/MocA family protein; this translates as MQSKSSRRRFLQQSSALAAVAAVPYFMSSPKAFANQAKNDRPTIGCIGTGSMGTGDAHGHSGFGDIIAVCDVDSKHAERAKNDDKIGKGKADVYEDYRKVLERKDIDVVSVVTPDHWHVKIAIEALQAGKHVFCQKPLTLTIEENQLIRNACKKYDKQIFTVGTQQRDAKGLFLRAVNMVQKGLLGDIKTITVGINGSPTGGPFPVAEVPKNLNWDMWLGQAPKVDYREKRCHYEFRWWYEYSGGKFTDWGAHHVDIATWAINENGEGQGPIEVDGTNAKHPCPYEKGYATVDDRYNTAHEFTTKCKFASGTEMIITSEGDNGVLFEGTKGRIFVNRGKITGKPIEENWDKDTYADADVQKLFKGKPHEGHKANFFRCIREGGLPVSDVFSHVQMMNTCHLAAISSRLGRAIKWNPKAEQITGDDEAAAFLARKQRAGFEIAKVS
- a CDS encoding ABC transporter permease/substrate-binding protein, whose amino-acid sequence is MKCPTRSSLFVFLAASLAVCFCATEGIATERIVIGSKSYNEPIILGEMVAYLARHAGAEATHRAELGGTRIVYNALLKGELDFYFDYTGTLAKEIFSGEEIKDDEQLRAALEKKGVRMGEPLGFNNSYALGMREQRAAELEIQTISDLRRRAAEYPAAARLKFGVSDEFIHRNDGWPGLQARYGLPFVVRGMDHNLAYRGLQSGRLDVTDVYSTDAEVQYYKLRVLEDDLGYFPVYYCVPLYRIDLEKKAPQALAEISKLTGKIDNPAMTAMNARVQIDRASESVVAAEFINAQLGMTVPVPVDNYWQKTGASLVRNTLQHLLLVSVSLAAAILIAVPLGIIAFRRPRIGSIILGVVGIVQTIPSLAVLVFMVPLLGLGALPAITALFLYSLLPIVRNTYQGLKDISGNLRESATVLGLDDYARLRLVELPLASRSILSGIKTAAVINVGAATIGGLIGAGGYGQPIMTGLRLNDTALLLQGAIPAALLAVVIDGFFGYLERFFVPAGLRIKAGA
- a CDS encoding phytanoyl-CoA dioxygenase family protein, translated to MSVEQIEAQGFALIEQVISAERAAALANQLTAALQTDQEQGAPLASRGAVYAARNPLEVIDNVASLWRETSLGPLLTSVLGTEFGLVRGLFFDKPPGRSWWLPWHKDLTIAVKDNQLPSQHFKSPTNKAGVPHVIAPMELLREMLTIRLHLDDVTLENGPLRVIPGSHHSAAEIDSGREPVTILARAGDALAMRPLLSHSSGDSAPETKLHRRILHLEFAKSETLPDGYAWQRFIR
- a CDS encoding VIT domain-containing protein, with product MKRVLQVASWLCSFAVIVAYAASVQPAAFAQGVLVIIDHPQPVPLPRPWPHPPISRPAPTPPVSYKVKSLAYNAKITDQIAQVQVEQTFVNTGSQQAQVQFVFPIPYEGAIDRMTFMVDGKEFEAKLLEAKKAREIYEGYVRRNQDPALLEWVGTGMFQTSVFPVPAGAERKVSLKFSQLLRKDHQLTDFLIPLATAKYTSQAIEKVSVNVAIESNVEIKSVFSPTYPIEVKRPDSTHAVVKYEATNTIPATDFRLFFNTIDGKLGASLISYRPEGDEGFFLMLASPEIKTENTERPAKTVIVVADRSGSMSGKKIEQAKEAIKFVLNNLNKGDTFNIIAYDSAVESFKPELQKFDDETKKQAFGYVEGLYAGGSTNIDGAMTTALGMIKDDKRPNYILFLTDGLPTAGETNEGKIAANAKANNNIRARIINFGVGYDVNSRLLDRLGRENFGQSEYVRPDENIETSVGRLYAKMSSPIMNNVVVKVEVDAATTESGPSVNRVYPKEVYDLFAGEQLVMVGRYKKPGNAKVSITGKVGSDEKKYDFPATLVEKSGDQTYAFVEKLWALRRVGEIIDEIDLKGKNDELVKELVGLATKHGILTPYTSFLADDLARPGQLADTRTHFEQAGRAVDRLREAEGKAGVSQRAEKKQLQTADLAANSVREYRGAQAESAPLPPSAQPAGGPAAVGAAPRSSAGGYGLAGGGAPTPGVNKYRDIDSDREIAADAVQNIGSQTVYRRGKLWIAANAQTIDPEKDQAKIKKVKRFSDDYFTLVKANTADENAVLANQREGEELLITLRGQAYQIE